A region of Thermorudis peleae DNA encodes the following proteins:
- a CDS encoding PfkB family carbohydrate kinase, whose product MEADLEVIWHFTQQRVLVIGDVMLDSYLDGTAERLCREAPVPVVRTQTVRHLPGGAANAAVNARALGARVMLVGLVGSDAASLHLRAALRERGIDDGWLVEHRALSTLQKLRVRAAGQLLVRIDDGCTEPDPESQQQLIDQILNGLTNCDAVILSDYGYGVLSDPVLQRISEVLRFRPCPIVIDTKLPHRFAHVPATVVTPSHLDLQRTASDDLGHDLTAIEQRGRLLLKQLRASYLAITLAHNGVLLLNQDGQAQHYRARAVTATSSIGAGDVFTATLALGLAAGASCEQAVRLGMLAAELAIRRADTVTIDRPTLLRAFCQPEHRPQLPGPLSVRAAQAWVETARESGRRITLLAGSFAQIGWDDVRALRQYVEPDSALLAAVWSDEALAQRTGTPVSHASELDRATLAAALLPVDTVVVCPEPSAATLLRTLRPHRFIVPASWPSSLHDWDEQRVVNELGILVVRLPQPRVPQHAPKSSTIVEGNGV is encoded by the coding sequence ATGGAGGCTGATCTCGAAGTTATTTGGCACTTTACCCAGCAACGGGTCCTCGTGATCGGCGACGTTATGCTCGATAGCTATCTTGATGGAACAGCCGAACGCCTCTGTCGTGAAGCCCCCGTGCCAGTCGTACGCACCCAAACAGTGCGGCATCTTCCAGGCGGGGCAGCTAACGCCGCGGTCAACGCACGCGCTCTTGGAGCACGCGTTATGCTTGTCGGACTCGTTGGCTCCGATGCGGCTAGTCTTCACCTCCGCGCTGCTCTCCGTGAGCGTGGCATCGATGACGGCTGGCTTGTCGAACATCGCGCATTGAGCACATTGCAAAAACTACGGGTACGCGCTGCTGGTCAGTTACTCGTTCGCATCGATGACGGGTGTACTGAACCGGATCCAGAAAGCCAGCAGCAATTGATTGACCAGATCCTGAATGGGCTCACGAACTGTGACGCGGTTATTCTCTCGGACTATGGCTACGGCGTGCTAAGCGATCCGGTACTGCAGCGCATCAGTGAAGTGCTGCGTTTCCGTCCATGCCCCATTGTGATTGATACGAAGCTGCCGCACCGCTTCGCCCATGTTCCGGCAACCGTGGTTACGCCAAGCCACCTCGACCTGCAACGTACGGCATCCGATGATCTCGGGCATGATCTAACAGCGATTGAGCAGCGCGGCCGATTGTTGCTCAAGCAACTTCGCGCATCCTACCTAGCCATTACTCTTGCCCACAACGGGGTTTTGCTTCTGAATCAGGACGGCCAGGCCCAACACTACCGCGCTCGTGCAGTAACGGCGACGAGCAGCATTGGCGCTGGTGATGTCTTTACGGCAACGCTCGCACTGGGGCTGGCCGCTGGCGCTTCATGCGAACAAGCGGTGCGGCTCGGCATGCTCGCTGCCGAGTTGGCCATCCGTCGTGCTGATACCGTGACAATCGACCGTCCAACATTGCTTCGGGCCTTTTGCCAACCCGAACATCGCCCGCAACTGCCTGGCCCACTGTCAGTGCGGGCTGCTCAAGCGTGGGTTGAAACCGCGCGGGAGTCGGGACGTCGTATTACGCTCCTCGCTGGAAGTTTTGCGCAGATCGGCTGGGACGACGTCCGTGCTTTACGGCAATACGTAGAGCCAGACAGTGCACTGCTTGCTGCTGTATGGAGTGACGAGGCGCTTGCTCAGCGTACTGGCACGCCAGTATCTCATGCCTCCGAACTCGATCGAGCGACGCTTGCTGCAGCGCTGCTACCTGTAGACACCGTCGTGGTTTGTCCCGAGCCCTCAGCTGCTACTTTGCTTCGCACGCTCCGCCCCCACCGCTTCATCGTGCCAGCATCATGGCCGAGTTCACTGCACGACTGGGATGAACAACGAGTTGTTAATGAACTTGGCATTCTGGTTGTGCGATTACCACAACCCCGCGTACCTCAGCACGCTCCCAAATCTTCGACGATCGTTGAAGGCAACGGCGTATGA
- a CDS encoding glycosyltransferase family 9 protein, whose amino-acid sequence MTWHTTWTSVKRLLFVRLDNLGDVLLMTPAFRAVRRALPDAYLALLASPVGAQVGRLNPDLDEVIVYQAPWVDPWQQLPHDPERERAMIEELRTRRFDAAIIFTSERQSPLPAAYLCYLAGIPLRLGATSDGAGSLLTTRHRPPTQRIHEVERALDLVGSVGFATAERSLVLQVPPAAHRTVAARLAQVGAASSPLVIVHPGCSMPARTYPASHYVDVIELLLQRYPGWIVITGSDAEQSLVESVYAQLSPGSKARALPWAGLLTFPELCALIARAQLVITNNTGPAHIAAAVGTPVIVIFALTNPPEQWHPWGIPYQLLFQDVPCRLCYARICPVDHACIRRVTPEQVVESALHMLAMSRVEGTGNGA is encoded by the coding sequence ATGACGTGGCATACGACATGGACATCAGTTAAGCGGCTGTTATTTGTTCGGCTCGACAATCTTGGTGACGTCTTGCTGATGACTCCGGCCTTTCGTGCTGTTCGTCGGGCACTGCCCGACGCCTATCTTGCCCTGTTGGCAAGTCCGGTTGGAGCACAGGTCGGACGACTTAACCCTGATCTCGACGAAGTGATTGTCTATCAGGCCCCCTGGGTAGATCCATGGCAACAACTCCCACACGATCCCGAGCGGGAACGCGCGATGATCGAGGAACTGCGAACGCGCCGGTTTGACGCCGCAATAATTTTTACCTCTGAGCGACAGAGTCCGTTGCCAGCAGCGTATCTCTGCTATCTGGCTGGCATACCACTACGTCTCGGTGCGACGAGTGACGGTGCTGGTTCCCTGCTTACGACACGTCACCGTCCACCAACGCAGCGCATCCATGAAGTCGAACGCGCGCTCGATCTTGTTGGCAGTGTCGGCTTCGCGACAGCTGAGCGTTCGCTAGTTCTGCAGGTCCCGCCTGCAGCTCATCGGACTGTTGCTGCGCGCTTGGCGCAGGTTGGCGCAGCATCGTCTCCTCTCGTGATCGTCCATCCTGGCTGCAGCATGCCTGCACGTACGTATCCAGCGTCGCATTACGTTGATGTTATCGAATTGCTCCTGCAGCGTTATCCTGGGTGGATCGTGATTACCGGATCTGATGCTGAACAATCGCTGGTTGAGAGCGTCTACGCCCAGCTCTCGCCGGGCTCGAAGGCACGGGCCTTGCCCTGGGCGGGGCTACTCACCTTCCCAGAATTGTGTGCATTGATCGCTCGCGCGCAGCTTGTAATCACAAACAACACCGGCCCAGCGCACATTGCTGCTGCGGTTGGCACGCCGGTCATTGTGATCTTTGCCCTAACGAATCCGCCAGAACAGTGGCATCCCTGGGGTATCCCGTATCAATTGCTCTTTCAGGATGTGCCATGTCGCCTCTGCTATGCCCGTATCTGTCCTGTTGATCATGCTTGTATCCGTCGTGTTACGCCAGAGCAAGTGGTTGAATCAGCACTCCACATGCTTGCTATGAGCAGAGTGGAAGGCACAGGAAATGGGGCATAG
- a CDS encoding glycosyltransferase family 9 protein, whose protein sequence is MGHSRPSSPWQTISRLLVVRLDNMGDVVLLSPALRALKAALPHVSITLLASPAGQHAAALLPWINDVIVWRAVWQDVGGSLPFDPWRERVLIANLAQQQFDAAIIFTSFSQTAHVPGYVCYLAGIPLRAGMVKEFGGSVLTTEIRHEPDCQHQAERNIRLVEHLGFPVVDRRLEVRITPTGMTEAHNLLAHFGLTRRTPYVLIHPGASCQARRYPPHRFAIVIEELIRLGLPVVITGTERERSFIEPLLANQRSGVYPIIGQTSLPAFAALIDSAAVVVCGNTLPLHLADALGTPVVALYSGTDLEVQWAPRFTPHRILRRPTPCTPCYRFTCAFGDEQPCLDIDPATVVEAISSLLDMPPTTAEPWSPERGDHARASQ, encoded by the coding sequence ATGGGGCATAGTAGGCCATCGTCGCCATGGCAGACCATTTCCAGGCTGCTTGTTGTCCGGCTCGATAACATGGGTGATGTCGTGCTACTGTCGCCGGCGCTGCGGGCGCTGAAAGCCGCTCTGCCCCACGTGTCGATTACGCTCCTTGCTAGTCCAGCAGGACAACACGCAGCGGCGCTTCTGCCATGGATTAATGATGTGATCGTTTGGCGTGCTGTGTGGCAGGATGTTGGCGGCTCTCTCCCATTTGATCCTTGGCGCGAACGTGTACTCATCGCCAATCTCGCCCAGCAACAGTTTGACGCTGCAATCATCTTCACATCCTTTAGCCAAACAGCGCATGTGCCCGGGTATGTTTGCTATCTCGCGGGCATTCCCTTGCGCGCTGGTATGGTCAAGGAATTTGGCGGAAGCGTACTCACGACGGAGATCCGGCACGAGCCAGATTGTCAGCATCAAGCGGAACGCAACATCCGTCTGGTTGAACATCTCGGGTTTCCAGTGGTTGATCGACGCCTGGAGGTACGCATTACCCCCACAGGCATGACTGAGGCTCACAACCTCCTTGCACATTTCGGCCTCACCCGTAGGACGCCATACGTCTTGATACACCCTGGAGCGAGTTGCCAAGCGCGGCGCTATCCTCCCCATCGCTTTGCCATTGTGATCGAGGAACTGATTCGCCTTGGTCTACCAGTTGTAATCACTGGAACTGAGCGTGAGCGCAGTTTTATTGAGCCACTGCTCGCAAACCAGCGCAGCGGCGTCTACCCGATCATTGGGCAGACCAGCTTACCAGCCTTTGCAGCATTGATCGACTCAGCTGCCGTCGTTGTTTGCGGTAATACATTGCCGCTGCACTTGGCTGATGCGCTCGGCACACCCGTTGTTGCCCTCTACTCCGGCACCGATCTCGAGGTGCAATGGGCTCCTCGGTTTACGCCACATCGCATCTTACGCCGGCCGACCCCCTGCACCCCGTGTTACCGCTTCACGTGTGCCTTTGGTGACGAGCAACCCTGTCTCGACATCGACCCAGCAACAGTCGTTGAAGCAATCTCTTCGTTGCTTGATATGCCGCCAACAACGGCTGAGCCATGGTCGCCCGAGAGGGGGGATCATGCACGCGCTTCTCAATAA
- a CDS encoding glycosyltransferase family 9 protein, which translates to MHALLNNRSTVRRIAVLRALHLGDLLLAVPAFRSLRAGFPQAEITLISLPWAESFVRRFHRYLDRFVCFEGFPGISEVAVVPERVAAFLAAQQGYGYDLVIQLHGNGQASNPCALALGGTITAGYFVGEPPQGLTIALPYPAYLHEIHRNLGLMRALGCPDCGDNLEFPLSDEDRAEAQALLAPLASRPRPWIGLHPGARPPARRWPIERFATVANGLRERFQAQLVITGSLDEMALAQELASQIRGEPLVLAGQTSLGGLAAVLASLDLFISNDTGPAHIAVAVKTPSITLFGPADVRRWAPLDRQRHPILHHPLPCSPCAYWECPIDHRCLRAISAEAVLAKAEQLLTGVQSCAS; encoded by the coding sequence ATGCACGCGCTTCTCAATAATCGGTCGACGGTTCGGCGCATTGCGGTTCTCCGTGCATTGCACCTCGGCGATCTTTTGCTGGCAGTACCAGCCTTTCGCTCCTTGCGGGCCGGTTTTCCGCAGGCTGAGATTACATTGATCAGCTTGCCCTGGGCCGAAAGCTTTGTACGGCGTTTCCATCGCTATCTCGACCGCTTCGTCTGCTTCGAAGGATTCCCAGGAATTAGCGAAGTTGCAGTAGTTCCAGAGCGGGTTGCCGCATTCCTCGCCGCACAGCAAGGATATGGCTACGACCTCGTGATCCAGCTGCACGGCAACGGGCAGGCAAGTAATCCCTGTGCGCTTGCGCTTGGCGGGACAATCACCGCTGGCTATTTTGTTGGCGAACCGCCCCAGGGCTTGACGATTGCCTTACCCTATCCTGCTTATCTTCATGAAATCCATCGCAATCTTGGCCTTATGCGTGCGCTTGGTTGCCCCGACTGCGGCGACAACCTGGAGTTCCCACTCAGTGACGAAGACAGGGCTGAAGCTCAAGCATTGCTTGCGCCACTTGCCAGCCGGCCACGCCCGTGGATTGGTCTCCACCCAGGCGCACGGCCACCGGCACGCCGTTGGCCTATTGAGCGCTTCGCTACGGTTGCCAATGGCTTACGAGAGCGGTTTCAAGCACAGCTCGTTATTACTGGCTCATTGGATGAGATGGCGTTGGCACAAGAACTCGCTAGCCAGATCAGGGGAGAGCCACTCGTCCTGGCTGGGCAAACCAGCCTTGGCGGGCTGGCAGCGGTGCTCGCCAGTCTTGACCTCTTCATCAGCAACGATACTGGCCCCGCTCATATCGCTGTTGCTGTGAAGACCCCAAGCATAACGCTCTTTGGTCCAGCCGATGTTCGACGCTGGGCACCGCTCGATCGTCAGCGGCATCCGATCCTGCATCATCCTTTACCGTGCAGCCCATGTGCGTACTGGGAATGTCCAATCGACCATCGATGCCTGCGTGCGATTTCCGCTGAGGCCGTGCTTGCCAAGGCTGAGCAGCTGTTGACAGGAGTGCAGTCATGCGCCAGTTAA
- a CDS encoding glycosyltransferase: MRQLNVLTWHVHGSYLNALVRVPHQWYLPVKPGRPEGYGGRGHTFDLPDNVTEIPAEAVPTLNLDVIIFQSEKNYRYDQYEVLSPAQQRLPRIYLEHNVPRPDAVHTRHPVDDPNVLLVHVTHYNQLMWDNGRTPTMVIEHAVAIDPTVRYIGDLDRGVTVANNMQRRPRIAGFDIFLAAREQVPLDAVGMGTEEFGGLGDIPYRELHHWLSHYRFLFSPMRYTSLPLAVVEAMTIGMPVVALATTALPSVIEDGCNGFISCDVPALLDRMRFLLDHPGEARRLGESARATAQERFSLERFVQDWQRALALVTQ; the protein is encoded by the coding sequence ATGCGCCAGTTAAATGTGTTAACATGGCACGTCCACGGCAGCTATCTCAACGCCCTCGTCCGAGTACCACACCAGTGGTATTTGCCAGTCAAACCGGGCCGGCCTGAGGGCTATGGCGGGCGTGGCCATACATTCGACCTTCCAGACAATGTCACCGAGATACCGGCGGAAGCGGTACCAACGCTGAACCTCGATGTCATCATCTTCCAGTCAGAGAAGAATTATCGCTATGACCAGTATGAGGTGCTGAGTCCAGCTCAGCAGCGATTGCCACGGATTTATCTCGAGCACAATGTGCCACGCCCTGATGCAGTGCATACACGTCACCCGGTCGACGATCCGAATGTGTTGCTCGTACACGTTACGCATTACAACCAGCTCATGTGGGACAACGGGCGGACGCCCACGATGGTCATTGAACACGCGGTTGCCATCGACCCGACAGTGCGCTACATTGGCGATCTCGACCGCGGCGTGACTGTTGCCAACAACATGCAGCGACGCCCACGTATTGCCGGGTTCGATATCTTCCTGGCGGCACGCGAGCAGGTTCCGCTCGATGCTGTGGGAATGGGCACTGAAGAATTTGGCGGGCTCGGCGATATCCCCTATCGCGAACTCCATCACTGGCTCTCGCACTATCGCTTCTTATTCAGCCCTATGCGTTATACCAGCTTACCGCTTGCAGTCGTCGAGGCGATGACCATTGGCATGCCAGTCGTGGCACTAGCGACGACGGCACTCCCTTCAGTCATTGAAGACGGCTGTAATGGATTCATTTCGTGCGATGTTCCCGCTTTGCTCGATCGCATGCGTTTTCTGCTCGATCACCCTGGCGAAGCCCGACGACTTGGCGAGAGCGCCCGCGCAACAGCACAAGAGCGCTTTAGCCTCGAGCGGTTTGTGCAGGATTGGCAGCGAGCCCTTGCACTGGTGACACAGTAA
- a CDS encoding glycosyltransferase, which translates to MGQSPRRRIAFISEHASPVAALGGEDAGGQNVYVGELSRRLAQLGYAVDIFTRRSHVALPTVLDWMPGVRVIHLPAGPMTPMPKDMLWPYMPDFFRSLRTWFANPALHYDLVHGHFWMSGWVAAACKQTFGLPVVQTFHALGVTKRRFLGDADPSPPDRIAVERAIITQVDYVVAQCPSERDELITDYNADPQRIALVPGGVDITRFTPHDQRAARQRLGLDPDRPVVIYVGRMLPRKDVRNVVYALARLREYGVWPVTLMLVGGETPEPDPVRTPEIGVLQQLVADLGLTDAVLFTGHRQPDELPWYYSAGDVAVTTPWYEPFGLTPLEAMACGRPVVGSDVGGIRFTIEDGVTGFLVPPRDPERLAGCLAFLLTHPDRARTMGHAARARVEQHFSWELTAARTAELYERTIAERRATLVAQLRSG; encoded by the coding sequence ATGGGGCAATCACCACGCCGACGCATCGCCTTCATTAGTGAGCACGCAAGCCCCGTTGCCGCACTTGGTGGTGAGGATGCTGGTGGACAGAACGTCTACGTGGGCGAATTAAGCCGCCGACTCGCCCAGCTGGGGTATGCGGTCGACATCTTTACACGCCGTAGTCATGTCGCGCTGCCGACAGTGCTTGACTGGATGCCTGGCGTACGTGTGATTCACCTCCCGGCTGGCCCAATGACACCGATGCCGAAGGATATGTTATGGCCCTATATGCCGGACTTCTTTCGGAGCTTGCGCACATGGTTTGCCAATCCAGCGCTGCACTACGATCTTGTCCACGGCCATTTCTGGATGTCTGGCTGGGTCGCAGCCGCCTGTAAACAGACATTTGGTCTTCCAGTTGTGCAGACGTTTCATGCACTCGGCGTAACCAAACGGCGCTTCCTTGGCGATGCGGACCCAAGCCCTCCTGATCGAATCGCTGTTGAGCGGGCAATCATTACCCAAGTAGATTATGTCGTCGCCCAATGTCCGAGCGAGCGCGACGAGCTCATCACCGATTACAATGCTGATCCTCAGCGCATTGCACTGGTACCTGGTGGGGTCGATATCACCCGCTTTACCCCCCATGATCAGCGGGCTGCTCGCCAGCGCCTCGGCCTTGATCCCGACCGACCAGTCGTGATCTATGTCGGGCGCATGCTGCCTCGTAAGGACGTGCGTAATGTGGTGTATGCGCTGGCACGGCTGCGCGAATACGGCGTGTGGCCAGTAACGCTCATGCTTGTTGGTGGCGAGACGCCCGAACCAGACCCTGTCAGAACACCGGAAATCGGAGTGTTGCAGCAACTGGTAGCCGACCTCGGGCTTACTGATGCGGTTCTGTTCACCGGTCATCGGCAACCAGATGAATTGCCCTGGTACTACAGTGCCGGGGACGTTGCCGTAACCACGCCTTGGTATGAGCCGTTTGGCCTGACACCGCTTGAAGCAATGGCTTGTGGTCGCCCCGTCGTCGGATCGGATGTCGGCGGTATTCGCTTTACCATCGAAGATGGGGTAACGGGGTTTCTTGTCCCACCGCGTGATCCAGAGCGCTTGGCAGGGTGCCTCGCATTCTTGCTCACGCACCCCGATAGAGCTCGCACAATGGGGCACGCCGCTCGTGCCCGAGTTGAGCAGCATTTTTCGTGGGAACTCACCGCTG